The genomic region aCACTTGCTCACTATCCTCGCTTACTTTTTGCTCTGGGCTGCTCGCGCGGCCGGCAGCGCCCTCCGCCTCCGCGGCACCTTCCGTGTTGGCGGCTCCTCCCTCCTCCGCCTCCTCCGCCTCCTCctcttccatctcctcctccgcctcctcttcctcctccccttgtGGTTTTCCACATTCCTTTTCCTCCCGCAGCTCCTCcagctccttctcctcctcctcctcctcctccttgtcaCTGTCTTCGTCCTCTTCCCTGGCCGAGCTCTCCCTCCCGTCCGAATCCACCTGCGAGGGCGAGGCCCTGGCGCGCGGGCCGGGGCCCCCGGGGCCCGCCTCCTCCTGCTCGGCGCCGTCGCGCTCCTCCGCTTCCCTCTTGCAGTACGAGTAGCGGTGATTCATGTGCTGGGAGTAGGAGCCCGAGTGTGAGAAGCGCTTTCCGCATTTGTCACATTGGTAGGGCTTTTCTCCAGAATGTAACCGCATGTGTTCGATCAAGTGATGTTTGTGTTTAAACGCCTTTTTACAGATTCCACACTCGTGGGGTCTTTTACCTGCAAAGTAAGAACAGCTTTGAAATAAAATGGTGGCATTGTATTTCGATAAAatcttttatctttcatatttcgGTGCTATCCTTATTAAATAAAATCCTTATAAGGCTTTTGGGGCACTTTAGTTTGTGGAGAGGAACTAGTTATTCCcttcataaaacataaaaaaaaacaaaaaaaaaaaacaaacttccagggggcggcgcctgtagctcaaaggggtagggagccggccccatatgccggaggtggcgggttcaaacccagccccggcctaaactgaaaaaaacaaaaataaaaacaaaacaaaacaacaacaacaaaaaaacttccaGGTCCAGAACCCTTTGTAACATAGTACAATAGTTGGTTTGTCCCTTATACCCGAAAATGTAAACTCTGCTTTGCAGATAAAAGACCAATGGAGAAGCTGTATGAGGTTGAAACGCCCAAGATACAAGCATCAGGACACCAGTGTGCAAACCTGAGCAAGTGAAGCTCCCGTGAGGTACTGGGCAGTGACCACAGTGAGGGCAGGAGGGGACGGACGTGCGTCTCACCTTGGTTTTTTCATTATCACTCCCCAACCCAGTACCCTGTTAGACATTTTATTCCTAGTCACAACCTCTATCCCCAATGAAATTTTCATGCTTCATAAATACCTTTTATGTATGATAAAACTCATATACGTGTACTTTATATACTGATATCATTGAGAAAACCACAAAGCACTGTAATATCTAAATTATTCTGACCCCTGAGAAACAAGTTTCTCCCCTGGAGGGTAGAGGAATGCTGCTGCCTAGACATGGGAAGAACCGGCCGTGATCATCATCAGGACTGGTAATATCCAATTTCACTGCTATCACAAGTTAGCACTAACAAAGGCAGACATGATGCTTTTGATTTTTAGggctagtgtatttttcatatatatttttcattttagtatttggtaatattttacTGCTGCCCGAAGACGAAggagattttctaatttttctgagaTCCCTGTGAAAACAACCAGAGGATTGAGTGACAAGGGGCTTATTTTGAGAGATCCGACTTGCCTTTTGTAATACTAGCTTTAACACCAAGAAATGTCCAAGTGTCACTACATATATCTTTGAATCTACAGATTGAAGGAGGaaaagtctttatcttttctcACAAGAGttggaaatgaattaaaatagttGATAGAAATATGAAAGATAAGGATAATACAGCCCAAATGGGTGATgatgaggagggaagaaagggcagGGGTTGTAAGAGCTCATGACAAATGGCTCAAGCCATTCCAGCAGCCCATACTGGAGAGACACAGGGTGTGCTGAAGTCAGTCTTTACTGGCTGGAGAGAGTCTACTGCTAACTTTTTAGGAATACTGCAAGTTGACTGACATCACCCAGCTTGAAATCAGCCACTGTGGCAGTATTCATGTCACAAAACCCTGCAAATACTACAAATCAGTCTCCTCTACCCTTCGGAGAGCCAGTTGTTAGCAGAATGATGCTAAGATTCCCTCTCAAATAGCCGATGAAGTGTGTATTTTGGGAAAGAATCACAGTACCTAAGACTTGAAAAGGACATTAGCACCGTCCTTTCTAAACACAGAAAGTCTGCATGACATCTTCAAGTGACAAGGACCAAAAGTGTCCTGCGACTTTATAGGACAGCAGGCTGCACGCTTCCAAAGCAGCTTTTTATTTCATGGAGACAGATCCTGTCTCCCTATCTTTTTAGGCCACTGGTGCTGTAGTTTTTATTAGTGGATACTATGTTTTTTAATCATACTAACCTAGCACAAATTTGCATTAAATGAATATGGATAGAATAAATACTGTGCCAGCCTGAAGGAATTAAGTCAGTAAAGGGATATTTAGGGCAAAAACCAAAAATGAAGGCACACATATTAAGCACTAGGTAGAAGTGGGCAGATAAATGAATGTAGCAACATCAgagaagtagaaaacaaaaacaaaattaattctaaGAACTTTAGTTTTTATTCTAGCATTTTTCAGTATATTATATCATaggcattttaaaaaaggatagtATGTCTGACGTACCTGTGTGTTCATATTTATGTCTCAATAATGAGCTACTCTTTTGGAATATCTTATCACACAAATCACAAGCATACATTCCATTTTCTGTCTTCCGCATTTTCTTTTTGGGTGGTGTAGAATCAGAGTCATTCTGATCCTCTACATTTGATACTCCCTCTGAGCTAGTGTCTTGCCTTTCATCctaaaggaataaaagaataaaaatttttaatttaaaatgaaaaggtaagAGATATAAAAAAAGCATGGGTTAAAGAATTGCTTTGATTTATACTTTGAATGTACTGACGAAAGCAAGCATATAGCACTGCACGCGGGCTGCAAGAGCGGGGCTAGATCATAGGTGGGGCTGATACAGACAAAAGTGAGGCTGGAAAGAATACAGTCAAAACTTCAGAAAAACAGACACATCTAAACCGGTACTGACAAGAAAGGAcaccagaaagaaagaatctaAAATGCAGAGTAACAAAATTTACTTGGTTCCATGTAAACCAATACTATAAGAAATTTGCAGGAAGTTCTAGTTTGTGAATATGCTTCTTAGTCACTCATTACTAATGGCATCATTTACCTTCATGTTTTAATTCTGGGTTTCCCTAAGCAGAAAttaagattctattttttttttttgtagagacagagtctcactttatggccctcggtagagtgccgtggcctcacacagctcacagcaacctccaactcctgggcttcagcgattctcttgcctcagcctcccaagtagctgggactacaggcacccgccacgacgcccggctattttttggttgcagttccgccgggggccgggtttgaacccgccaccctcggtatatggggccggcgccttaccgactgagccacaggcgcagcccaagattctattttttttttaaatgtatcccTCAGAACTTCAGTGTTCTTGGAACTAACTTCCATGGCCTACTTGAAAAGAGAGGGGTTTGCTCTACTTTCGTAAGGAGTGACATGGAAAAACAACGCAGGAGGGTTTACATTTTTAAACGGGAAATATCTGCTAGTCAAAATGAGTCTTTAGAACTCCAgtggaatataaaaaaaatcaggcagTGTCATGGAGATAATTTTGGGCAGCAGTCTGTCTTGTAGGTAGAATAATCCTGCAGGGAACCTGTTGAAGAATTAAGTTTCTGAGATCCTTTTGGTTTTTCTAGATAGTTGAATTCTATTGCCTCTAGACCCACAAATTTTGTAAAAGTTGAAGGCTTTTCCAGAACATTTCTTATGGGTTCCTAAGGCAGGAAAAGTGCAGCCATTTGTCTGAGTCATCTGTGAGTTGCCAATGGCTTCTGCAGTAACTTGACTCTGTTTTCATTGCTATTTGGGCTGGTCATGTGATTATGTGAAATGTTAAGGGTCACTCTTTTCCTATCCAAACGCATGCAGTATTCCATACACTAAAAATTTAGATGACTTCACTGGTCACATGAAAATCTTTCTCAAAAGTTATTATAATTGCAGAAAACCCAATCAGGAGcaatatttaaaggaaaacaaaagcagtAAATACACATTTGAGCAGGAtactgaaataattattttatacaaatatttgtataaaaGATCAAATTTATCTCTAGCACTTATTTGATTCTTTCAGAAACTGATGGAAATTTGAGGGAAACATCAACATTAATGGCATAGAAAAAGCCTTCACAATAAGACATACAACAGCTTTGTGTAAAACTACCATAGATTTTGAGCAAGACAAGTTCAAGTGCTCTTCCCGGACAGAGTAAATATTGTTCTGGTTAACTTCCACTGTAACTAGTGAAAGAGGAAACCCATACAGCGGCTCATAGCCACATTTCCTCATATATATTAATTATGACTAAAGATTTTATCTGTAGCTTATAAAATCAGTAAATTCACCATGTGAGTTCCCTGTATACttaattcttatttaattaaaGCCTTTTACGAAGAGAGGTGTTAGTACATAAAAGTGATAGCTAAGTCTGCTATGTGCTatgaacacatttttattaatgatCATAATCAAGGCAGAAACTATTACTAATTTTAGGAATTCAGCTATAGAAACAGAAAccattatgattattttaatttttcttttcttttttatttctaacttcAGATAGATATTTAGCTGAGgcttataaaatcatttttcaaagtAGGATAACATTTCAAAGTTTAAAAGGATAACAGTATCTTGGATTAACAAACAACAGAAGACATCGTGCCATGACAGTTGGTAATGACTTAGTTGGCTCTACAGTGACTAATTTTTATCAGAAAGAGTTAAACTAGCATTTTACTAGCCAGGTTCAGGACGGGGGTGATTGCTTACCTGATTACCATTTGGCTGGATCACTTTCAAGGGTGGTTCCTGGACTGCAGGGCTGACCGTAGTAGAGTATGTGTAAGCCACCTGGGGGATCAGAATGGTTTGCTTATTGGCAGCTAGTGCTCGTAAGCATGGGACACTGCTCTGGTCAGCAATGGCCACGATTGTGGGCAGCTGGGCAGTGACCGTAGGTAGAGCAATATTAATGGGGTTGGCACTTGGTGGGATTACATTTACAACTGGTTCTGAGTCTGTAACACCACTGTCCTTTTGTGGCTCCTTTTTTGCGCAAGACAAGTTCAAGGGTTCTTCCTGGACAGAATAAACACTGTTCTGGTAAACACTAGTGATAGTTGACCTTTCCAGCAATTCTCCCTGTTGCTTTGGTAGCGAAAGATCAAGAGGTTCTACTTGTGGCTCTTCTTGTGCACCCTCTGCTGTGTACAAGTAACCCTGTGCATTTCTGGATGAGGAAAGGTTTAGAGGTGATGGGGATGGTGTACTACTTCTGGAACCATTGCTGGTTGATCCCACTGGTAAAACGGGAGAGTTTGTCATCTTCGAAGGACTCTGGAGATTTACTGTGCTGTCCTGGGGCTCATTTGCATTCGCAGACTGAGGCTGATTATCGTTCTTTGCGGGGATATTTACTTTGCCTGGTTCAGGAGAAGATGGTTCCGAAGACTGCACTGGAATCTGTCCAGCTTGCATCTTTTCAAACCACTTTTTTACTACATCCAGTGGTAGATTTACAGAATCAGCAATTTTTGAGAGCTCTTCTGCACTTGGTTGTGCGTTCAAAGCATAATATGCTTTTAAAAGAGACAAGAGGTTCTTTAAAGGTGGTTGACTGGGGGACAAATTGCCATCTGCAGTACCTGATGAGACAGAGGACTCGGGCTTCTCAGCTTCCGGGGCAGGGAGTGGAGGGGGCTGAGCAGGCTGCTTCAGGTCATAGTGCTTTAGTTCTGGAAGTGCGTTAAGGTCTCCTGGACAGTCATCACACAGAAGGCAAGTGCTATCGTTCACTCCCCCTTCAAAGCTTTTGTCCTTCTCAGATTTAACAGTAAGATCTTCTGGTAGCTTTTCACTCTTGCAACTGTTTGTGGGGAccggattttctttttttaaattttgaggaaCAACTTGAAGTTGGCTAGGCTGCTCAAGACTGTAGTTGATGATGATTTTGGTTGTTCCATCTTGATCAACCAAAGGAAGACTGATAGCTGAAATAACAGAATGGCCACCTTGTTGTATGGATGAAGCACTGATTGTTTCTTGTTCTTTGGATGCAAGATTGGCTTGATTATTCTCCAAAACTTGCCTTATTACATTACCATCTACTGCCACTTTCAGTACATTCTGAATATCACTTAAGTTGATACTTATGGGAGACACTAAACCCACTGTTGGCAGAACAACAGCTTGCACCACACCCTGAGGAGAACTGGTTGCCTGCAATGGGCCACCACCACTGAATACCCCGTTTTGTAAAGGGGTTGAACAGTTGATTCCTGAAGCAACCACTATGGGTTTGAATTCATAATCCACAGGTTCAGTTTTAATTTGGTTTACAGAAAGTTGTTCTTGAAGGGGTTTATTCTCTATCTTCTGCCGTATCTGTGGCCGTGTGGGACTGCCTGGTGACGCTGAGAGAGATGGTGAGGAACACTGAGACGTCTTGAGTCCTGTTCTTGGTCGCCCATTCACAGGCATCAAGCTGATACACTTTTTACTGCTTATGTGTGAGCTATAGGAACCAGAATGGGAAAAACGTTTCTTGCAGTTTGGGCATTCATATGGCTTCTctcctaaacaaacaaaaaattatattcaccgaattattaaatataattttttgaatccacattttccttaaaacaagcaatagcaatttttaaaaagagatccCCCTACATGCTTGGaatactattttatttagaatCATTATTGTAAGTTCAAAAcctacaaaaatgttataaacacTAGTAAAACCTTAGTCTGAACTACATATGCCAGCCAATCAGGGAATCTTCTCAgaacacatataaaatatttctgccaACTTTTACAACTTCAAATAATTCTCAACCCCCCAAAATAATTATATTCTactcttttaaataatatttttcttatcttgtttCACCAAACTACATACATAGTTTAATGTATTTTACTCTAGTTAACCATCTGTgggagaaatattagaagaaagaaaaggaaaatctcccATAAGACTTAGTAGGTATGAATATCATCTCTTGATTGATAAAAATTCTTGTAGACATGAAGTTTCTTGAAAAGACTTTTCCTAATGTGAGgaaaactttaaatataaagtatTATTATAAGTATTTGCTTATTAAATGGGAACGTATAGACCCCTCAAGATATAAGTCCTAGTGAGTATGCAAAGCACCTTGAAATTTCAATTTTTGTGACAGTGGATATGGTT from Nycticebus coucang isolate mNycCou1 chromosome 20, mNycCou1.pri, whole genome shotgun sequence harbors:
- the ZEB1 gene encoding zinc finger E-box-binding homeobox 1 isoform X2, which translates into the protein MADGPRCKRRKQANPRRNNVTNYNTVVETNSDSDDEDKLHIVEEESVTDAADCEGGVPEDDLPTDQTVLPGSSEGEGNVKNCWEDDGKEGQEILGPEAQADEAGCTVKDDECDSDAENEQNHDPNVEEFLQQQDTAVIYPEAPEEDQRQGTPEASGHDENGTPDAFSQLLTCPYCDRGYKRFTSLKEHIKYRHEKNEDNFSCSLCSYTFAYRTQLERHMTSHKSGRDQRHVTQSGGNRKFKCTECGKAFKYKHHLKEHLRIHSGEKPYECPNCKKRFSHSGSYSSHISSKKCISLMPVNGRPRTGLKTSQCSSPSLSASPGSPTRPQIRQKIENKPLQEQLSVNQIKTEPVDYEFKPIVVASGINCSTPLQNGVFSGGGPLQATSSPQGVVQAVVLPTVGLVSPISINLSDIQNVLKVAVDGNVIRQVLENNQANLASKEQETISASSIQQGGHSVISAISLPLVDQDGTTKIIINYSLEQPSQLQVVPQNLKKENPVPTNSCKSEKLPEDLTVKSEKDKSFEGGVNDSTCLLCDDCPGDLNALPELKHYDLKQPAQPPPLPAPEAEKPESSVSSGTADGNLSPSQPPLKNLLSLLKAYYALNAQPSAEELSKIADSVNLPLDVVKKWFEKMQAGQIPVQSSEPSSPEPGKVNIPAKNDNQPQSANANEPQDSTVNLQSPSKMTNSPVLPVGSTSNGSRSSTPSPSPLNLSSSRNAQGYLYTAEGAQEEPQVEPLDLSLPKQQGELLERSTITSVYQNSVYSVQEEPLNLSCAKKEPQKDSGVTDSEPVVNVIPPSANPINIALPTVTAQLPTIVAIADQSSVPCLRALAANKQTILIPQVAYTYSTTVSPAVQEPPLKVIQPNGNQDERQDTSSEGVSNVEDQNDSDSTPPKKKMRKTENGMYACDLCDKIFQKSSSLLRHKYEHTGKRPHECGICKKAFKHKHHLIEHMRLHSGEKPYQCDKCGKRFSHSGSYSQHMNHRYSYCKREAEERDGAEQEEAGPGGPGPRARASPSQVDSDGRESSAREEDEDSDKEEEEEEEKELEELREEKECGKPQGEEEEEAEEEMEEEEAEEAEEGGAANTEGAAEAEGAAGRASSPEQKVSEDSEQVSEGKTNEA
- the ZEB1 gene encoding zinc finger E-box-binding homeobox 1 isoform X8 gives rise to the protein MADGPRCKRRKQANPRRNNVTNYNTVVETNSDSDDEDKLHIVEEESVTDAADCEGGVPEDDLPTDQTVLPGSSEGEGNVKNCWEDDVKDDECDSDAENEQNHDPNVEEFLQQQDTAVIYPEAPEEDQRQGTPEASGHDENGTPDAFSQLLTCPYCDRGYKRFTSLKEHIKYRHEKNEDNFSCSLCSYTFAYRTQLERHMTSHKSGRDQRHVTQSGGNRKFKCTECGKAFKYKHHLKEHLRIHSGEKPYECPNCKKRFSHSGSYSSHISSKKCISLMPVNGRPRTGLKTSQCSSPSLSASPGSPTRPQIRQKIENKPLQEQLSVNQIKTEPVDYEFKPIVVASGINCSTPLQNGVFSGGGPLQATSSPQGVVQAVVLPTVGLVSPISINLSDIQNVLKVAVDGNVIRQVLENNQANLASKEQETISASSIQQGGHSVISAISLPLVDQDGTTKIIINYSLEQPSQLQVVPQNLKKENPVPTNSCKSEKLPEDLTVKSEKDKSFEGGVNDSTCLLCDDCPGDLNALPELKHYDLKQPAQPPPLPAPEAEKPESSVSSGTADGNLSPSQPPLKNLLSLLKAYYALNAQPSAEELSKIADSVNLPLDVVKKWFEKMQAGQIPVQSSEPSSPEPGKVNIPAKNDNQPQSANANEPQDSTVNLQSPSKMTNSPVLPVGSTSNGSRSSTPSPSPLNLSSSRNAQGYLYTAEGAQEEPQVEPLDLSLPKQQGELLERSTITSVYQNSVYSVQEEPLNLSCAKKEPQKDSGVTDSEPVVNVIPPSANPINIALPTVTAQLPTIVAIADQSSVPCLRALAANKQTILIPQVAYTYSTTVSPAVQEPPLKVIQPNGNQDERQDTSSEGVSNVEDQNDSDSTPPKKKMRKTENGMYACDLCDKIFQKSSSLLRHKYEHTGKRPHECGICKKAFKHKHHLIEHMRLHSGEKPYQCDKCGKRFSHSGSYSQHMNHRYSYCKREAEERDGAEQEEAGPGGPGPRARASPSQVDSDGRESSAREEDEDSDKEEEEEEEKELEELREEKECGKPQGEEEEEAEEEMEEEEAEEAEEGGAANTEGAAEAEGAAGRASSPEQKVSEDSEQVSEGKTNEA